Below is a genomic region from Paenibacillus rhizovicinus.
CGGACTGTAACAGGAACTCTTCGGCTTGCTTGCGCTCGGAGATGTCGCGGCTGATGATGACGATATGCTCGACCCGGCCTCCTTTTCCCTCTACCGGCTTACAGAGGGAATCGAACGGGATCAGATGGCCCAAGCGATGCCGGAACCGAATTTCCATCGAGTGCGACGTCTTCTGCTCCACGATCCTTCTTACGGTCTGGTCGAACATCTTCGCGTCATCGGGGCTTATGATTTGGTCCAATTCCGCGTAGTCCTGCGCCAAACTGGGGTATCCCAGCACGATGGCGTGAGAGGGCGAAGAATACCGAATCGAATGATCCGGAGCCAGCACCATGATGAGGTCTGACGTATTTTCGGCAATGAGCCTGTACTGATACTCGCTTGCGTTCAATGACAATTCCATTTCGTTTCGTTGAACAATGGTTCGGCGCAGACGTTCATGGGATTCGATGAGCAAACCGCCAATTAAGACTCCTAATAGAACGAAACATACATACTGCAGATGAAAGAGCGGATTATTCAGCAGAATTCGGAATGTAACGACGGTGCACAGGTAAATCACGGTATAAGCGCTGGACAACGCCAGGCATCTCTTGAACGGGGGCAGCTTCCGACGGGAGAAATACGTATGCAGGATGAGAAAGACCAGCATGATCATCGTCCAGCCGCTTATGGCGGGAAACCAATTTCCGCTTGAAAGCAATCGGATGGATAAGGCAAATATGCCGGTGATGATGCCCGAAACAGGGCCGAGATAAGCAAATGTTAAAATGACGGGCGCATATCGAATATCGTAGACATAGCCTTGCTGCTTCACGGCTAATAACACGAGGACGATCGAAACGGCGCCCGCATAGAGACCGCTCCACAGCGGCGGATACTTGAGCGGCCTGAGATTGACAAAGGAACGGATGACTAATGGCATACTGACCAAGAGCGAAAAAATTGCGAGATTCTCGATGTAATCAATAAGAAGCAAGAATGATCACCTACACCTCGTAAGCTTGCTATACCTTTCGACTGACCGGCTGCATTTAAATCATCTGTATTAATGAATACTATATTTAATATAGAAATCCTTGTTGTTTTGGTTGGAAAAGATTTATTTCTTCTGCCCAAGGTGTTCGATCTTTTAGAAATGTCGGCTCTCCGTTCACATGCTTGCCATTCTTTAAACAATTTAAGATAAGAAGAAACCTGCCTCCTACTAGGAGACAGGCCGGAGCATTACAAGATTTCGATATATCCTTCCGTCCCATGCACGCGAATACGCTGTCCGTCTTGGATCAGCTTGGTTGCATGCTCTACGCCAACGACCGCCGGCAAGCCATACTCGCGCGCGATCACGGCTCCATGCGTCATCAACCCGCCAACCTCGGTCACGAGCCCTTTAATCGATACGAACAGTGGCGTCCAGCCGGGATCCGTGAACGAAGTAACTAATATATCCCCCTCTTCAAGATTCGCGTCTTCCATGTTTAAGATAACGCGTGCGCGTCCCTCGATTACGCCCGCCGAAACAGGCAGGCCCAGAATAGCATCGGCGGGAAGATTGCCCCGTTCGTAAGTACCCGCAATTATCTCGCCGTCGGACGTCATGACGCGCGGGGGAGTTAATTTGTCATATACCTTGTACGCGTCTCTTCGTTCGTTGATTATTTCGTAATCCAGCGTATTCGTGCGCACGACTTCGCGAAGTTCTTCGAACGCGAGATAGTAGATATCGTCTTGTTCGCGAATAACGCCTGCTAGCACGAGTCGTTCGGCTTCTTGCAGCAAGGCTTGCTTATACACGAAGTAGCGGCTAATCATGCCGTACTTGGGATATTCACGATAACCGATGAAATTCCGAACGAGGCCGATCATCCGTTCGGTCTCCTCGGCTTTGCTTTCGCCGTCCGGTATTCGTCGCAGACGAGCTAATAGGTCCTGTTCTTTGTCCACAGCTTCCTTAAGACCTTGCTCGAATTTCCGTTTGCCGGCATTCGGCTCGAAGTTCTTGACGTTCCCCAGGATCAGAGGCACGAGGGTGAGCGGTTTCTCGCTCCAGCGCGGTCGCGTCACGTCGATTTCCCCGGCGCATCGCATTCCGTATTGCTGGAGATAAGCATGGATGGCATCCGCCGTTTCCTGCCCGCCTTCCAGCTTGACAAGCTCGTCCAAGAAGCGGTCGTCTTTGACATGCTGCAAATAAGCGACGACTTCGTGATACGGTCGAATCACATCGGCGACTTCCAACAGCGCCAAACCCATTTCCGATGTTATATTATTGGACACCGATTGCGTAAGCGTATCCGCTGCGTTGATCTCGCCTAACCACTCGTTCATTTTCTCATTGATCCAAGTTGAAGCGTTCATGGCTGCCATAAACACGCTCGTGCTTTTCGGGTCGAATAGAATCTTCTTTAATTCTTGAAAATCTTCCTGAATGAAATCCATCAATGCCAATCCCGATTTCGATGCGATGGCTTGTTTGGTCGCTGCTATCGATGTTTGGCTGCGTTGCATCAACGCAGCCACGATCGCCGGATCGTTATCGGCTTGCGCTGGCTGCTCAGCGGCAGGGCTTCTGCGGGGACTCGGCGCTTCGCCGTCGGCAGGCAGCGGTTTGATAAAATCCGCCCGCTCGATGATCGTCGTGAGCGCGCCTTTGATCAGCGGATCGGATTTCCCCAA
It encodes:
- a CDS encoding ATP-binding protein; the protein is MLLIDYIENLAIFSLLVSMPLVIRSFVNLRPLKYPPLWSGLYAGAVSIVLVLLAVKQQGYVYDIRYAPVILTFAYLGPVSGIITGIFALSIRLLSSGNWFPAISGWTMIMLVFLILHTYFSRRKLPPFKRCLALSSAYTVIYLCTVVTFRILLNNPLFHLQYVCFVLLGVLIGGLLIESHERLRRTIVQRNEMELSLNASEYQYRLIAENTSDLIMVLAPDHSIRYSSPSHAIVLGYPSLAQDYAELDQIISPDDAKMFDQTVRRIVEQKTSHSMEIRFRHRLGHLIPFDSLCKPVEGKGGRVEHIVIISRDISERKQAEEFLLQSEKLTIVGELAAGVAHEIRNPLTTIKGFLHLYKSENPAIKYGDLIQDELERIEIITNELLSMAKPQAVAYCLVNVKDVIEQTLEFLLPQALLRNIEFVRKFKGDYFPVTCAQNQLKQVFLNIIKNAIEAMPCGGEIHIGLELTADGECLIAIQDHGVGIPEEHLHRLGQPFYSLKDKGTGLGLMISHKIIKQYHGSIAYQSKVDEGTRIEIRLPVHG
- the ppsA gene encoding phosphoenolpyruvate synthase codes for the protein MDAWVIGFHEMESTPLSLVGGKGLKLGELSKLEGIRVPEGFCVTTVGYRRAIEGNESYLALVDRLSKLQSEDRDQISGICGEIRQLITEAAIPADVVKSVTRYLSELGVEHAYAVRSSATAEDLPHASFAGQQDTYLNIIGTEAILKHISKCWASLYTDRAVIYRMQNGYDHSLVHVSVVVQRMVFPHASGIMFTADPVTSNRKLLSIDASYGLGEALVSGLVSADCYQVQEGEIVNKRIAAKKIAIYGRKEGGTETKQLDPDQQTAQTLTEQQILRLARLGRQIEAYFGTPQDIEWCLAEDTFYMVQSRPITTLFPIPEANDPDNHVYISVGHQQMMTDAMKPLGLSFYLLTTAAPMRTAGGRLFVDITPMLASPAGRDRLLALGKSDPLIKGALTTIIERADFIKPLPADGEAPSPRRSPAAEQPAQADNDPAIVAALMQRSQTSIAATKQAIASKSGLALMDFIQEDFQELKKILFDPKSTSVFMAAMNASTWINEKMNEWLGEINAADTLTQSVSNNITSEMGLALLEVADVIRPYHEVVAYLQHVKDDRFLDELVKLEGGQETADAIHAYLQQYGMRCAGEIDVTRPRWSEKPLTLVPLILGNVKNFEPNAGKRKFEQGLKEAVDKEQDLLARLRRIPDGESKAEETERMIGLVRNFIGYREYPKYGMISRYFVYKQALLQEAERLVLAGVIREQDDIYYLAFEELREVVRTNTLDYEIINERRDAYKVYDKLTPPRVMTSDGEIIAGTYERGNLPADAILGLPVSAGVIEGRARVILNMEDANLEEGDILVTSFTDPGWTPLFVSIKGLVTEVGGLMTHGAVIAREYGLPAVVGVEHATKLIQDGQRIRVHGTEGYIEIL